The stretch of DNA TGACAGCATGTCGCCGAACAGATTATCCGTGACGATCACGTCAAACTGCTTGGGCGCGCGCACCAGCTGCATGCCGCCCGCATCCGCCAGCATGTGGGTGAGTTCCACATCCTGATAGTCGCGCTTGTGAACCTCGGTCACGACTTCATTCCACAGCACGCCGGACTTCATGACGTTGCGCTTTTCCATGGAGCAGACGCGATTGCCGCGCGTGCGCGCAATGTCAAACGCCGCTGCTGCGATGCGCTCAATCTCATATGTGTCATAGACCTGCGTATCGATTCCGCGCCGCTGGCCGTTTTCAAGCTCGATGATTTCCTTGGGCTCACCGAAATAGACGCCACCGGTCAGCTCACGAACAATGAGAATGTCGAGCCCTTCAACCAGCTCCTTCTTGAGCGAGGATGCTTCCGCCAGCGCACCAAAGCAGATGGCCGGGCGCAGATTGGCAAACAGTTCCATGTCCTTGCGCAGGCGCAAAAGACCGGCTTCCGGCCGCACGTCGTACGGCACGTCATCCCACTTGGGCCCGCCCACAGCACCAAACAGTACCGCATCCGCCGCCATGGCCCGCGCCATGTCGTCTTCGGAGATCGATAGCCCGTGGGCGTCATAGGCAGCACCGCCCACAAGGCCTTCTTCCACCTCAAAGGAGGTCAGGCCCTCGCCATTCATCCACTCAATGGCGCGGCGCACCTCCCCCATGACTTCAGGGCCAATGCCGTCGCCGGGCAGAAGGAGGATTTTCTGGGTCGCCATGGAACTATGTCTCCGCACTAGAAATGTCGTGTGTCGTTGGCCGGGTTCCTAGCAGGGACCCACAGGCAAGGCCAGCCCCAGAAATGCCGAGCCGGGCCGCCTCACGGCCCGTATGGCCGCAAGGGGAAAGATGGGATGGCAGGAGCACCGCCCAAAGGCAGCATGTCCGTGTCTGAGGCATTCAACGCACACAAGCGCGTCCGGCTACCTGATGGCAGCGCTCCTGCGCGGATGGTCTTCGGCGCCGACCGTCTCCACCGGTGAGCCCGGGTGTTACCCGGTGACCCGCCCGATGCTGCTTTTGTACCGGTCTATCCCTCGTATGAGACGCGAGAACCGCCGGGGCCTGCGAGGACGCGCAGGCCAGCAGAGTCGTCACCGCCATATCGCCAAAGTCCGTTACCCTTCAGCACGCCCGATGACATCCCGCCCTTGTCCCTGTTGGGCAGTCATCACCACGCTCCATGGCATCCGCCCTCCCACCCAGCACCCGGACGGTCCGGACTGCCCAAAAGCAGGAGGCATGCGTGAAGTATGAGGCCCCGCAAGAGACCGGGGATAAGTTTTTGAATTTTTCTGAAGTTTTTTCGCCATCCCCCCGTTTAACCCGGGGGATCCATCCAGCGCCGGTATGTCGACACAGAGCTGGATTGTCCGGTCAAGCCGGACAATGGCGGGTCAGATAGGCAGCAACCTAAAGCGCGCCTTTTTCCAGCCCAAGCGCCATCGCAATCCGATCCAGTGCGTGTTCTTCCTGCGGCGAGATCGCCTGATCCGCAATCACAGCTACCCTCGCTGCATGCTTCACAGCCCGTCTTTCCACGTCGTGGTCCTTGATGGATGCAATCGATACCAGTACATCCAGCGCCGTCGCTTCATAATCGTCGGGGAAGGCCTTTACTAGTTCTGCCATCTCAGCCGTAAGCGCGGCCTGCTCAAATCGTTTGAACGCCTCGTCGGCCGCCAGCTCGCTCATCAAACGGCCTTCTTCCACCGGCGCAAACTGGCCATCTGAGTAGGCGACCATCAGATAGGCACCGCAGATGGCGTGCAGGGCTGTCTTTGGGTTTGTCTCACTCATGCACTCATGCGTCCCCGCGCCTTGTTGTAGGCCCCGTCGGCCTTGATGTGATCGCCTGCAGCACCGAGGCCAAAGCGCGGCATGTTGCCGTAGACGGCTTCAAAGGCATTGGGCTGAACCACATAGGTTTCATGCCAGATGCCGACAGACCCGTCTTCACCAATCGCCCGGTTGAACTCCCGCCACGCCTCCGTATGCGTCGCCACCTTGGTGGCATAGTGCTCCAGATGTTCAAAACTCTTCCAGTACTGGATCGTTGCAAAGCCGCGGCGATACCTGATCGGTTCCACATGCAGCATGCCAAGCTCGGGATCAGCCCCAAGCTCGTTGAGCATGCGCGGCATGGCCTTGGCCACGGGCAGCCATTTGTGCACAGCCCACAGCTTGTTGATCCGCATACCGATGATAAAGACCGCGAACGGTTCATCCATCTTCGCCGCAAAGCGTCCGGGAATGACTGTGGTCATGGTGCTACTCTCCCTCACCGTCCGATCACGCATCATGGCGCGTCCAGACAAGCCGAACAATGACCGTAGATAAATCACCCAACCGCTTTCATTGATCCCGGTCATGTACAGGCGCCTCCAAAACCCGTACCGTTGCACCCACATCGACCGGACACCGACACAGGAGATTTTTGTGACTGCCATTGTGCGCCAGCCCGCTGGTGGACCAACAGGATAAGACAGCACCCAACGCGTGCTTTCCGGTCAGGCATACATGCTGACCGCCCTGTCACCGGCCCTTTTTGGAACCCCGCCCCCGGACCTCTTCGGTGGTGGACCTGTGTTCGCCCTGCGCCCGGCAGTCCGGAGCTGCAGAAGCTGGTAGACCAACAATGACAACGCGAATTTCAACCCCAATTTCCAACCTGGCCGATCTCGGCTGGACCAATTTCTTTCTTTCTCAACTCGATGCCGATGATCTGGCAACCCTGGCGCCTGCCCGCGTCATGTCCGTGCACCGCACCAAGATGGACGTCGTGGGATGTGGCCCGGACCTTGTGCCGTTTGAAAAAACCATCATGCCCTTCAGCGAACCCGAGGACCCCGACGACGGGTCGCCGGGGCGCACCGCCACCGTTGGCGACTGGGTGCTGCTTGATCCCGAAACCGGACAGGCGCAACGGCTGCTGGACAGAACAAGCGTGTTCAAGCGCAAGGTGGCCGGCCATGAGCGTAAAGAGCAGCTCATCGCGGCCAATGTGGACACCCTCTTTGTGGTCACATCCTGCAATCAGGATTTCAATGTGGCGCGGCTGGAGCGATATCTGGCGCTCTCACAGGATGCGGGCGTAACGCCGGTCATCATCCTCACCAAGGCGGACCTCACCGACGACCCGCACGACTATGAACAGCAGGCCATGGGACTGATGCCGGGCATCGTGGTCGAAACCCTGGATGCCCGCGACCCCGACCAGATCGCCAGCCTGCTGCCCTGGTGCACAACAGGTCAGACGGTGGCCTTTGTCGGGTCATCGGGTGTCGGCAAATCGACCCTGATCAACACCCTGACCGGTCAGGACGCGATTGAGACCGCAGGCATTCGCGAGGATGACGCCAAGGGACGCCACACCACCACCAGTCGACAGTTTCATCGCCTGGCGTCCGGCGCGTGGCTGCTGGATACTCCGGGCATGCGCGAGTTGCAGCTCACCGATGTGCAGGACGGCATCGACGCGGTGTTTGCAGATGTGGTGGCACTGGCGCAGGCCTGTCGCTTCAGTGACTGCCAGCACGAAACCGAACCCGGCTGCGCGGTCACGGCAGCCATCGACGCAGGCACCCTCGACCCCAAGCGCCTGCAGCGCTGGCGCAAGCTGGCCCTGGAAGACCAGCACAACACGCAAACAATTGCCGAACGCCGCTCCCGCGAAAAATCATTCAAGAAAATGGTCAAACGCACCGTGGCGCAGAAGAAGCGACAGCGCGACGACTGATGTACCAGCAACAAAAAAGGCGGCACTCATCTTGAGCGCCGCCTTTTTGGCAGAGTTACAATCACGTCCCCACACCGCTGTTCCTCCGGCTTGACCGGAGGGAAAGCGGGAATGGGAGCAGGCGCTAGACCCAGCTACGCGCTGCCTTGTCCTTGCCTTCAAAGCCGTCAATGGCATCGGCCTGCTGCATGGTCAGGCCGATGGCATCAAGGCCGTTCAGCATGCAGTGCTTGCGGAACGCATCGATCTCGAATTTGATCGTGCCGCCGTCCGGGCCTTTGATTTCCTGGGCTTCCAGATCAATGGATACAACGGCGTTGGAGCCGCGCTCCGCGTCATCCATCAGCTTGTCCACATCCGCCTTGGGCAGGACGATGGGCAGAATGCCGTTCTGGAAACAGTTGTTGTAGAAAATGTCCGCGAACGACGTGGAGATGATGCAGCGAATGCCAAAATCCATCAGCGCCCACGGCGCATGCTCGCGCGACGAGCCGCAGCCAAAGTTGTCGCCCGCCACCAGAATCTTGGCATCCCGATAGGCCGGCTGGTTGAGCACGAAGTCTTCAACTTCAGAGCCATCATCCTTGTAGCGCATCTCGTCAAACAGATTGACCCCAAGCCCCGTCCGCTTGATCGTCTTGAGGAACTGCTTGGGAATGATCATGTCCGTATCAACATTCGTGATCGGCATCGGCGCCGCAACGCCTGAGAGTTTGTTGAATTTATCCATTGCCCAGATCCCTTACTTTACGTCGCGAACATCAACGAAGTGCCCGGCGATAGCTGCTGCAGCGGCCATCGCTGGCGATACCAGATGTGTGCGTCCACCGCGGCCCTGACGGCCTTCGAAGTTACGGTTGGACGTTGACGCGGAGCGTTCGCCCGGGGCCAGCTTGTCCGCATTCATGGCGAGGCACATGGAGCAGCCCGGCTCGCGCCAGTCAAAGCCTGCTTCGATCAGTACCTTGTCGATGCCTTCAGCTTCCGCCTGCTCTTTCACAAGGCCCGAGCCCGGCACAACCAGCGTGCGAATGCCGTCCTTGACCTTCTTGCCCTTGGCGACTTCCGCCACAGCGCGCAGATCTTCGATGCGGCCATTGGTGCACGAGCCGATGAACACCGTGTCGATGGCGACGTCGGTCATCTTGGTGTTGGGCTTGAGCCCCATATAGTCCAGCGCGCGCTCAACGGAGCGGGCCTTGTCCGCGTCTTCAATCTTGGCGGGGTCCGGTGTCGTGCCGGTGATCGCCACCACGTCCTGCGGGCTCGTGCCCCAGGTGACGATCGGCGACAGATTGTTGACGTCCAGCGTCAGCTCGCGATCGAACTTGGCGCCGTCATCAGATGGCAGCGAGCGCCAGTAGGCTTCCGCCGCCTCCCATGCGTCACCCTTCGGCGCACGCGGGCGGCCCTTGAAATATTCAATGGTCTTTTCGTCCGGCGCGATAAGGCCGGCGCGGGCGCCGCCTTCAATCGTCATATTGCAGACGGTCATGCGGCCTTCCATGGAGAGCGCGCGGATCGCAGGACCCGCAAACTCGATCACATAGCCCGTGCCGCCCGCCGTACCAATCTCACCGATGATCGCCAGGATGATGTCCTTGGCGGTGAGATGTTCCGGCAGCGTGCCTTCCACATTGACGCGGAAGTTCTTCGCTTTCTTCTGGATCAGCGTCTGCGTGGCGAGCACATGCTCAACCTCGGACGTGCCGATGCCATGCGCCAGCGCGCCGAAAGCGCCATGCGTGGATGTATGGCTGTCGCCGCACACAATGGTCGTGCCCGGCAGCGTAAAGCCCTGCTCCGGCCCAACGATGTGCACGATGCCCTGGCGGATATCGTCCGTCGCCAGATACTCGACACCAAACTCCTTGCAGTTGGCTTCGAGGGTCTCGACCTGAATGCGGCTTTCTTCATCCGCAATGCCCTTGGAACGGTCGGACGTTGGAATGTTGTGGTCCGCCACAGCCAGTGTCTTTTCAGGACGGCGCACTTTGCGGTCCGTCATGCGCAGACCTTCAAAGGCCTGCGGGCTGGTCACTTCGTGAACAAGATGCCGGTCAATATAAAGCAGGCCCGTACCGTCTTCGCGGGTTTCAACAATGTGATCATCCCAGATCTTGTCGTACATCGTGCGCGGGCCGGACATCAGCTTGCTTCCTTCTTGTTCAAATATCGAAATATGCCTGCGTCGCTCAGGCAACCGCATGGAACAGGGCACACCTGTCCATGCGGATCGGTCATATAGGCATCAAAGGCGGCAACAGGAACCCTGCTGCCAATAGGGAAGAAGCCCTTACGCTTTCTTCTTTTTGCCCTTGGGACCGTTCTTGTGGTCCACGCGTTCTGCGATACGTGCAGATTTACCGCGACGCCCGCGCAGATAGTAAAGCTTGGCGCGACGGACCTTACCGGTGCGGACCAGCTCGATTGAGTCGATCAGCGGGGAGTAGATTGGGAACACACGCTCCACACCTTCATTGTACGAAATCTTCCGTACCGTGAAGTTCTGGTTCAGGCCATCGCCTGAGCGTGCAATGCACACACCTTCATAGGCCTGGATACGCTCACGTGAGCCTTCCACAACCTTTACGTTGACGCGCACGGTGTCGCCGGGACGAAAGTCAGGAACTTTCTTGGTTTCGCCCAGTTTCGCAGCCTGTTCGGCGTTGATTGTCTCAATGATATTCATGGGATGAACCCTCGTTTTCTATTCGTCAGTCAATTATCAGGTCGGGCGCGCGCTTACCTTAACGGCGCTCCCGCATCTTTCGTCGCATAGGCCGCCCACAAGTCAGGCCGCCGTTCCTTCGTAATGCGCTCGGCTTCATGCAGCCGCCACTCACGCACTTTTTCATGGTGGCCGGAGGTCAGAACCGCCGGTATCTCCATGCCGTCAAACTCCTGGGGCCGCGTGTAGTGCGGGTACTCCAGAAGTCCGTTCTCAAAACTCTCATCGTCGCCCGAGGCTTCCGCCCCCATGACGCCCGGCAGCAACCGGACGCAGGCATCAATCATGGTCAGGGCAGCAGCTTCACCGCCTGACAGAACAAAATCCCCAAGGCTCACTTCCAGCCCCGGCCGCGTGGCAAACACCCGTTCGTCCACACCCTCAAACCGTCCGCACACAAACCGTGCGCCCGGCCCCGCCGCTATCTCGCGGACAAGACCCTGGGTCAGCGGCACGCCGCGCGGCGTCAGATACACCAACGGCCGCTGAGGCTCATTGGGTTGATCGGCAGACGCATCAATGGCTGCCGCCATCACATCCGCCCGCATCACCATGCCCGGACCACCGCCCGCCGGCGTGTCGTCCACCGTGCGGTGCCTGTCGGCGGCATGGTCACGGATGTTCCGCGTCTCAAGCGCCCACTTGCCCTCTTCCAGCGCCCGGCCCGCAAGGCTCAGCCCCAAAGGCCCCGGAAACATGTCCGGGTACAGCGTCAAAACGGTGGCGGTCCAGACCGAAGAAAGCGGAGCATCAGTCATCTGACATCTCCCCTTCTTCTGGTTCCGCATCTTCGAGGAGACCGACCGGCGGCACACACACGATCCGGCGCGCGGCGATATCAACTTCCGGACATACCGCGCGCGTGAACGGCACCAGCACAGTTTTACCCGCGCCTTCCGCATCACTGCGCAGCACATCAAGCAGATCGCCCGCGCCAAAATCGTGAACGGCAGTCACCCGTCCAATCTCCTCGTTGTGCTCACTCACCAAAATGCAGTCCACAAGGTCTGCGTGGAAGTAAGCCTCGTCACCGTCATCGTCTGCACCGGCTTCACCCAGTGCCTCGCGAGACACATAGAGCCGCGTGCCCTTGAGTGCCTCTGCCTGATCGCGGTCCGTAACCCCATCAAGCTTTGCGGCCATGCCGCCTTTCACCGGTTTGGTGACTTTCAGGGTGAACACCCGTCCGTCTTCCGTATGCACCGGCCCGTAGTCACCAATGGCTGCCGGGTCCTGCGTAAACGTCTTGAGCCGGACGTCGCCCCGCACCCCATGGGCACCGGACACCGCACCTAACAAGACATCGTCAGAGCCATCAGCCATCAAGCAGCCGTCCTAGGACGCAGCTTCTTCGGTTGCTGCTTCTTCAGCCGGAGCTTCTTCAGCAGGTGCCTCTTCGGCAGGCGCTTCAGCCGCAGCCTTTGCAGCTTCAGCCGCGTCTTCTTCAGCAATACGCTTGGCTTCGATGCGCTCCTGCGCCTTCTTGCCTGGCAACGCCTTCTGCGGGTTGTTGCGTGCTTCACGCTTGCCGATGCCTTCGATCTCCAGCAGACGCGATACGCGGTCTGTCGGCAGGGCACCCTGGCCAAGCCAGTACTTGGCACGATCCACATCGAGCTTCAGACGCGCTTCGTCGTCCTTGGCCAGCAGCGGGTTCAGTGTGCCGATCTTTTCAACAAAGCGGCCATCGCGCGGGCTGCGGACATCCGCAACAACGATGCGATAAAACGGACGCTTCTTGGCGCCACCACGGGCAAGCCGAATCTTCAATCCCATAACAATAGTCTCCTTAGGTTGTCTCTTTGACCGGCGCGTTGTCCGCGTCCGGCAATCTCAATTAATCCGTAGTCGTCGTATTTCCGGGCTGCTCTTTTTGGTTGTTCTTTGCCCGGCACTCAAAAACTCTATTTCTTCTTTGGTCCGCCAAGGCCGGGGAGTGTTGGAGCACCTCCCAGACCGGGCATCCCGCCAGATCCACCGCCCAGTCCCGGGGGCAAGCCGCCGCCCAATCCGGGCATGCCACCGCCCATGGGACCACCAAGGCCACCGGGAGGCGTCACGCCGGGAGGCAGGCCGCCGCCTCCCCCCGAACCTAGAGCGCCCATCATGGCTGCGAGGCCTTTCTTGCCGCCCTTCTTGCCCATCATCTTGAAGACATCGGCCATTTGCCGGTGCATCTTCAACACGCGGTTCACTTCCTGAACCTGGGTGCCCGAGCCTTTGGCCACGCGCTTCTTGCGGCTGGCGTTCAATACTTTGGGGTTACGGCGCTCGGCTTTCGTCATCGACGAAATGATCGCCCCCTGCCGCTTGAGGACATTGTCGTCCATGCCTGCGGCATCCATCTGCTTCTTGGCCTTGCCCATGCCCGGCATCATCGCCATCACACCAGACATGCCGCCGAGCTTCGCCATCTGCTTGAGCTGCTCTGCCAGATCATCCAGGTCGAACTGACCCTTCTTCATCTTGGCGGCCATCTTCTCGGCTTTTTCAGCGTCGAGGGTTTCCGCGGCCTTCTCCACGAGCGACACAACATCGCCCATGCCCAGAATGCGTCCGGCGATCCGCTCGGCGCGGAACACTTCCATCTCGTCCAGCTTTTCGCCGGTGCCCAGAAGCTTGATCGGCTTGCCGGTGACAGCGCGCATGGAAAGCGCCGCACCACCGCGCCCGTCACCATCCGCACGGGTCAGCACAATGCCGGTGAGGCCGACGCGCTTGTTGAACAGGTCAGCGGTATTGACCGCGTCCTGACCGGTCAGGCTGTCAGCCACCAGCAGAATTTCGTGGGGGTTGGCTGCCGACTTGATCTCGGCCATTTCAGCCATCAGCGCTTCATCAACGGACAGACGGCCCGCCGTATCCAGCATCACCACGTCGTAGCCGCCAAGACGGCCCGCTTCCATGGCGCGCTTTGAAATCGCCACCGGGTCCTGCCCGGCCACGATCGGCAGCGTATCAATGTCCGCCTGCTCACCCAGCACCTTGAGCTGTTCCTGAGCCGCGGGACGGCGCACGTCGAGCGACGCCATCAGCACTTTTCGTTTGGCCTTGTCGCGCAGGCGAATGGCCACTTTGGCGGTCGATGTGGTCTTACCGGAGCCCTGAAGCCCCACCATCATCACCGGCACTGGCGCCACGGCCGCAAGGTCGATGCCCGCCATATCGTCCGGCGAGCCTTCTTCGGCTCCGGACGCAGGCTCATCACCGGCCAACATCGAAATCATCTCGTCATGGACGATCTTGATGACCTGCTGGCCCGGCGTCACCGAGCGCAGAACTTCCTGGCCGACCGCGCGTTCCGTCACCTTCTTGATGAAGTCGCGCGCCACCGGCAGCGCCACGTCCGCTTCAAGCAGCGCCCGGCGCACCTCACGCATCGCCTCGGAGACATCTTTCTCCGACAGCGCCCCGCGCTTGGTCAGGCCCTCAAATATGGAGCCCAGACGATCCTGAAGGTTCTCAAACATTTATGCGCAAAATCCGCAGTTTTAAGCCGTTTTTGCCGAAAACACCGCCCCACATCCATCAGCCAAACGAAAAACGCACCCGTGGGCGCAACGCGCTGACGGGTGGCGACGTGCGGGCGCGTAAGCCCGCTGGCCGAAGGAGACAGGAGATGTCTCGGAAATGAGCCGGTGTTTTAGGAGGAAAGGGGGGTGGGGGTCAAGGTGGCCTTAGTCGGTTCGGCTCACTAATTCGTGGACTTTGAGAATGTGGCACTTGAGCTTAATGCCTTAGAAGCTGCCTCTTTTGTTGGTTCATAGTCCTTCCGGAGCAAGATAGGACGCTCGACTTTCAATGCCTTGCCGAATGCTAAGAATTCACGAGGTCTGAGGTTCGGGATCAGTCGAACGTGGCGCTTACTGTAAACGCTTTCCAAGAATGCGAGACTGGTTTGATCAATTAGCGAGTGGGTAAAAAACGTATTGCATTGAGAGAGTATCGTTTTGCTGACTAAAGCGGTTCGCTGACTGATCAACATTAATCCGACTTGGTATTTTCGGCCTTGCAATGCAATTTGGCCAATTCTGCTGACTACGTTTTGCTCTTCGCGCCCTAGGCCGGAACCAAATACTTCCGGGACAATTGTATGCGCCTCTTCAAGCACAACAAGCGTACGCGACGAGCCCCTGTTGGTTCGCGCCCACGCCATAATTGCAGAAAGATACAATTCAGTGATCCTCAAGGATGCCTTTGTGTTCGCAATTTCATTGAGTTCCAGTATCGCCAATTGCTCATTTGGAGAGGTTAGAAAGGATTCGATTTCGCTGG from Pyruvatibacter sp. HU-CL02332 encodes:
- a CDS encoding DUF4188 domain-containing protein gives rise to the protein MTTVIPGRFAAKMDEPFAVFIIGMRINKLWAVHKWLPVAKAMPRMLNELGADPELGMLHVEPIRYRRGFATIQYWKSFEHLEHYATKVATHTEAWREFNRAIGEDGSVGIWHETYVVQPNAFEAVYGNMPRFGLGAAGDHIKADGAYNKARGRMSA
- the rpsP gene encoding 30S ribosomal protein S16 gives rise to the protein MGLKIRLARGGAKKRPFYRIVVADVRSPRDGRFVEKIGTLNPLLAKDDEARLKLDVDRAKYWLGQGALPTDRVSRLLEIEGIGKREARNNPQKALPGKKAQERIEAKRIAEEDAAEAAKAAAEAPAEEAPAEEAPAEEAATEEAAS
- the leuC gene encoding 3-isopropylmalate dehydratase large subunit, translated to MSGPRTMYDKIWDDHIVETREDGTGLLYIDRHLVHEVTSPQAFEGLRMTDRKVRRPEKTLAVADHNIPTSDRSKGIADEESRIQVETLEANCKEFGVEYLATDDIRQGIVHIVGPEQGFTLPGTTIVCGDSHTSTHGAFGALAHGIGTSEVEHVLATQTLIQKKAKNFRVNVEGTLPEHLTAKDIILAIIGEIGTAGGTGYVIEFAGPAIRALSMEGRMTVCNMTIEGGARAGLIAPDEKTIEYFKGRPRAPKGDAWEAAEAYWRSLPSDDGAKFDRELTLDVNNLSPIVTWGTSPQDVVAITGTTPDPAKIEDADKARSVERALDYMGLKPNTKMTDVAIDTVFIGSCTNGRIEDLRAVAEVAKGKKVKDGIRTLVVPGSGLVKEQAEAEGIDKVLIEAGFDWREPGCSMCLAMNADKLAPGERSASTSNRNFEGRQGRGGRTHLVSPAMAAAAAIAGHFVDVRDVK
- a CDS encoding TerB family tellurite resistance protein, with translation MSETNPKTALHAICGAYLMVAYSDGQFAPVEEGRLMSELAADEAFKRFEQAALTAEMAELVKAFPDDYEATALDVLVSIASIKDHDVERRAVKHAARVAVIADQAISPQEEHALDRIAMALGLEKGAL
- the trmD gene encoding tRNA (guanosine(37)-N1)-methyltransferase TrmD, producing MTDAPLSSVWTATVLTLYPDMFPGPLGLSLAGRALEEGKWALETRNIRDHAADRHRTVDDTPAGGGPGMVMRADVMAAAIDASADQPNEPQRPLVYLTPRGVPLTQGLVREIAAGPGARFVCGRFEGVDERVFATRPGLEVSLGDFVLSGGEAAALTMIDACVRLLPGVMGAEASGDDESFENGLLEYPHYTRPQEFDGMEIPAVLTSGHHEKVREWRLHEAERITKERRPDLWAAYATKDAGAPLR
- the rimM gene encoding ribosome maturation factor RimM (Essential for efficient processing of 16S rRNA), whose amino-acid sequence is MADGSDDVLLGAVSGAHGVRGDVRLKTFTQDPAAIGDYGPVHTEDGRVFTLKVTKPVKGGMAAKLDGVTDRDQAEALKGTRLYVSREALGEAGADDDGDEAYFHADLVDCILVSEHNEEIGRVTAVHDFGAGDLLDVLRSDAEGAGKTVLVPFTRAVCPEVDIAARRIVCVPPVGLLEDAEPEEGEMSDD
- the rplS gene encoding 50S ribosomal protein L19 — protein: MNIIETINAEQAAKLGETKKVPDFRPGDTVRVNVKVVEGSRERIQAYEGVCIARSGDGLNQNFTVRKISYNEGVERVFPIYSPLIDSIELVRTGKVRRAKLYYLRGRRGKSARIAERVDHKNGPKGKKKKA
- the ffh gene encoding signal recognition particle protein, producing MFENLQDRLGSIFEGLTKRGALSEKDVSEAMREVRRALLEADVALPVARDFIKKVTERAVGQEVLRSVTPGQQVIKIVHDEMISMLAGDEPASGAEEGSPDDMAGIDLAAVAPVPVMMVGLQGSGKTTSTAKVAIRLRDKAKRKVLMASLDVRRPAAQEQLKVLGEQADIDTLPIVAGQDPVAISKRAMEAGRLGGYDVVMLDTAGRLSVDEALMAEMAEIKSAANPHEILLVADSLTGQDAVNTADLFNKRVGLTGIVLTRADGDGRGGAALSMRAVTGKPIKLLGTGEKLDEMEVFRAERIAGRILGMGDVVSLVEKAAETLDAEKAEKMAAKMKKGQFDLDDLAEQLKQMAKLGGMSGVMAMMPGMGKAKKQMDAAGMDDNVLKRQGAIISSMTKAERRNPKVLNASRKKRVAKGSGTQVQEVNRVLKMHRQMADVFKMMGKKGGKKGLAAMMGALGSGGGGGLPPGVTPPGGLGGPMGGGMPGLGGGLPPGLGGGSGGMPGLGGAPTLPGLGGPKKK
- the leuD gene encoding 3-isopropylmalate dehydratase small subunit gives rise to the protein MDKFNKLSGVAAPMPITNVDTDMIIPKQFLKTIKRTGLGVNLFDEMRYKDDGSEVEDFVLNQPAYRDAKILVAGDNFGCGSSREHAPWALMDFGIRCIISTSFADIFYNNCFQNGILPIVLPKADVDKLMDDAERGSNAVVSIDLEAQEIKGPDGGTIKFEIDAFRKHCMLNGLDAIGLTMQQADAIDGFEGKDKAARSWV
- the rsgA gene encoding ribosome small subunit-dependent GTPase A — translated: MTTRISTPISNLADLGWTNFFLSQLDADDLATLAPARVMSVHRTKMDVVGCGPDLVPFEKTIMPFSEPEDPDDGSPGRTATVGDWVLLDPETGQAQRLLDRTSVFKRKVAGHERKEQLIAANVDTLFVVTSCNQDFNVARLERYLALSQDAGVTPVIILTKADLTDDPHDYEQQAMGLMPGIVVETLDARDPDQIASLLPWCTTGQTVAFVGSSGVGKSTLINTLTGQDAIETAGIREDDAKGRHTTTSRQFHRLASGAWLLDTPGMRELQLTDVQDGIDAVFADVVALAQACRFSDCQHETEPGCAVTAAIDAGTLDPKRLQRWRKLALEDQHNTQTIAERRSREKSFKKMVKRTVAQKKRQRDD
- the leuB gene encoding 3-isopropylmalate dehydrogenase → MATQKILLLPGDGIGPEVMGEVRRAIEWMNGEGLTSFEVEEGLVGGAAYDAHGLSISEDDMARAMAADAVLFGAVGGPKWDDVPYDVRPEAGLLRLRKDMELFANLRPAICFGALAEASSLKKELVEGLDILIVRELTGGVYFGEPKEIIELENGQRRGIDTQVYDTYEIERIAAAAFDIARTRGNRVCSMEKRNVMKSGVLWNEVVTEVHKRDYQDVELTHMLADAGGMQLVRAPKQFDVIVTDNLFGDMLSDVAAMLTGSLGMLPSASLGAADANGKRKSLYEPVHGSAPDIAGNGIANPIAMLSSLAMCLRYSFNMGEVADKLEGAITSVLDKGLRTGDIMQDGMTKVSTSQMGRAVVEEMANT